In the Paramisgurnus dabryanus chromosome 5, PD_genome_1.1, whole genome shotgun sequence genome, one interval contains:
- the rufy3 gene encoding protein RUFY3 isoform X2, giving the protein MADHSSAASEHQIAEVTETLVSSNEFLRPQMSKNDGHIANSPEDSLSPASVIYFKEALTYNSSIQFSKTSSSSTAPVRYDFQIEKTKKTRNSWEDFTDLVEQMQMLDEFKDPKDPIAIERLNLMNMAKLSIKGLIESALNLGRTLDSDYAPLQQFFVVMEHCLKHGLKSKKTFLGQNKSFWGPLELVEKLTPEAGEITASVKDLPGLKTPLGRGRAWLRLALMQKKLSDYMKTIINRKDLLGEFYESNALMMEEEGAVIAGLLVGLNVIDANLCMKGEDLDSQVGVIDFSMYLKDGAHSSKSTEGDGQITAILDQKNYVEELNRHLSASVNNLQAKVDALEKSNSKLSEELAVANNRIITLQEELERVKEESSYLVESSRKVSRAEGTANGQVLGETRKQLKEETQLRLDVEKELEVQIGMKQEMELSMKMLEKDICEKHDALVELRQQLDDMRTINHELSVKSQSTEAGAKQKSDIISRLDEKTNQMANVIKQLENRCKKAERERDLADEANRLFKQEFGDKIESLQQEVEQLRKQRSVMEQELRKWREHHSNHSPEVLLGKTPPQNDMRQHVEEIKKELESVRKENDTLRTVIEEKSSLGSSLTLSHDDEQDPDIEPSICSLCENQNSLTIPKKQCKNCSGVFCENCTANELPLPSSINPEHVCDVCYLQLLQQYASTPP; this is encoded by the exons ATGGCGGATCACAGCTCAGCCGCATCGGAGCACCAGATTGCTGAAGTTACTGAAACTTTGGTTTCCTCTAATGAATTCCTTAGACCCCAAATGAgtaaaaacgatggacatatagCAAATAGCCCGGAGGATTCGCTTTCTCCGGCCTCGGTCATTTACTTTAAGGAGGCGCTAACTTATAACTCAAGTATACAGTTTTCAAAAACAAGCTCTTCATCCACCGCACCAGTTCGCTATGATTTCCAGATTGAGAAGACCAAGAAAACGAGAA ACTCATGGGAGGATTTCACAGATTTGGTGGAGCAAATGCAAATGCTTGATGAGTTTAAAG ATCCAAAAGATCCTATTGCTATCGAGAGGCTTAACCTGATGAACATGGCCAAGCTGAGCATCAAGGGCTTGATAGAGTCTGCATTAAACCTGGGACGCACACTAGACTCCGACTATGCCCCTTTGCAGCAGTTTTTTGTCGTCATGGAGCATTGCCTAAAACATGGGCTTAAAA GTAAAAAGACATTCCTTGGTCAAAATAAGTCTTTCTGGGGTCCTTTGGAGCTGGTAGAAAAGTTGACCCCGGAGGCTGGGGAGATCACAGCCAGTGTCAAAGACCTTCCTGGACTCAA AACCCCATTAGGAAGAGGCAGAGCATGGCTTCGCCTTGCTTTGATGCAGAAGAAGCTCTCCGATTATATGAAGACCATCATCAACCGAAAAGACCTTCTCGG TGAATTCTATGAGTCCAACGCTCTTATGATGGAGGAGGAAGGAGCAGTGATTGCTGGGTTGTTGGTGGGGCTAAATGTCATTGATGCTAACTTGTGTATGAAGGGAGAAGATTTAGACTCACAG GTTGGAGTCATAGATTTTTCCATGTATTTAAAAGATGGAGCTCACAGCAGCAAAAGTACAGAGGG AGATGGACAGATCACAGCTATTCTTGACCAGAAGAACTACGTGGAAGAACTGAACAGACATTTAAG TGCGTCAGTGAATAACCTGCAGGCCAAAGTAGACGCATTGGAAAAATCCAACAGTAAACTTTCAGAGGAA CTTGCTGTCGCGAACAACAGGATCATCACCCTGCAGGAGGAACTGGAGAGAGTGAAGGAGGAAAGCTCTTATTTAGTGGAGTCGAGTCGCAAG GTATCAAGAGCAGAGGGTACTGCGAATGGTCAAGTACTGGGAGAAACACGCAAACAGCTCAAAGAGGAGACTCAGCTCAGGCTG GATGTGGAGAAGGAGCTTGAGGTGCAGATAGGGATGAAGCAGGAGATGGAGTTGTCCATGAAGATGCTGGAGAAAGACATCTGCGAGAAACATGATGCCCTGGTGGAGCTCAGACAGCAGTTGGATGACATGCGTACAATTAATCATGAGCTCTCCGTCAAGTCACAG AGTACAGAGGCCGGTGCAAAACAAAAGAGTGACATTATCAGCCGCTTGGATGAGAAAACCAACCAGATGGCGAATGTCATTAAACAGCTGGAAAACAG ATGTAAGAAGGCAGAACGAGAGCGAGACCTGGCGGATGAGGCTAATAGACTCTTCAAGCAGGAGTTCGGGGACAAGATTGAAAGTCTGCAGCAAGAGGTGGAACAGTTACGAAAGCAAAG ATCAGTTATGGAGCAGGAGCTGAGGAAATGGAGAGAGCATCACAGCAACCACAGTCCTGAAGTTTTGTTAGGAAAGACCCCACCACAGAACGATATGAGGCAACACGTAGAAGAGATCAAAAAG GAGTTAGAAAGTGTCAGAAAAGAAAATGACACACTACGCACTGTGATCGAGGAAAAGTCAAGTCTTGGTTCAAGTCT GACGCTGTCACATGATGACGAACAG GATCCAGACATAGAACCATCAATCTGCTCTTTGTGTGAAAACCAGAACTCCTTGACCATACCCAAG AAGCAATGCAAGAACTGCAGTGGCGTCTTCTGTGAGAACTGCACTGCTAATGAACTTCCTCTGCCTTCCTCCATCAACCCTGAACATGTGTGTGATGTCTGCTACTTGCAGTTACTGCAGCAGTATGCCTCCACCCCACCTTGA
- the rufy3 gene encoding protein RUFY3 isoform X3: MADHSSAASEHQIAEVTETLVSSNEFLRPQMSKNDGHIANSPEDSLSPASVIYFKEALTYNSSIQFSKTSSSSTAPVRYDFQIEKTKKTRNPKDPIAIERLNLMNMAKLSIKGLIESALNLGRTLDSDYAPLQQFFVVMEHCLKHGLKSKKTFLGQNKSFWGPLELVEKLTPEAGEITASVKDLPGLKTPLGRGRAWLRLALMQKKLSDYMKTIINRKDLLGEFYESNALMMEEEGAVIAGLLVGLNVIDANLCMKGEDLDSQVGVIDFSMYLKDGAHSSKSTEGDGQITAILDQKNYVEELNRHLSASVNNLQAKVDALEKSNSKLSEELAVANNRIITLQEELERVKEESSYLVESSRKVSRAEGTANGQVLGETRKQLKEETQLRLDVEKELEVQIGMKQEMELSMKMLEKDICEKHDALVELRQQLDDMRTINHELSVKSQSTEAGAKQKSDIISRLDEKTNQMANVIKQLENRCKKAERERDLADEANRLFKQEFGDKIESLQQEVEQLRKQRSVMEQELRKWREHHSNHSPEVLLGKTPPQNDMRQHVEEIKKELESVRKENDTLRTVIEEKSSLGSSLTLSHDDEQVLHLPDPDIEPSICSLCENQNSLTIPKKQCKNCSGVFCENCTANELPLPSSINPEHVCDVCYLQLLQQYASTPP, from the exons ATGGCGGATCACAGCTCAGCCGCATCGGAGCACCAGATTGCTGAAGTTACTGAAACTTTGGTTTCCTCTAATGAATTCCTTAGACCCCAAATGAgtaaaaacgatggacatatagCAAATAGCCCGGAGGATTCGCTTTCTCCGGCCTCGGTCATTTACTTTAAGGAGGCGCTAACTTATAACTCAAGTATACAGTTTTCAAAAACAAGCTCTTCATCCACCGCACCAGTTCGCTATGATTTCCAGATTGAGAAGACCAAGAAAACGAGAA ATCCAAAAGATCCTATTGCTATCGAGAGGCTTAACCTGATGAACATGGCCAAGCTGAGCATCAAGGGCTTGATAGAGTCTGCATTAAACCTGGGACGCACACTAGACTCCGACTATGCCCCTTTGCAGCAGTTTTTTGTCGTCATGGAGCATTGCCTAAAACATGGGCTTAAAA GTAAAAAGACATTCCTTGGTCAAAATAAGTCTTTCTGGGGTCCTTTGGAGCTGGTAGAAAAGTTGACCCCGGAGGCTGGGGAGATCACAGCCAGTGTCAAAGACCTTCCTGGACTCAA AACCCCATTAGGAAGAGGCAGAGCATGGCTTCGCCTTGCTTTGATGCAGAAGAAGCTCTCCGATTATATGAAGACCATCATCAACCGAAAAGACCTTCTCGG TGAATTCTATGAGTCCAACGCTCTTATGATGGAGGAGGAAGGAGCAGTGATTGCTGGGTTGTTGGTGGGGCTAAATGTCATTGATGCTAACTTGTGTATGAAGGGAGAAGATTTAGACTCACAG GTTGGAGTCATAGATTTTTCCATGTATTTAAAAGATGGAGCTCACAGCAGCAAAAGTACAGAGGG AGATGGACAGATCACAGCTATTCTTGACCAGAAGAACTACGTGGAAGAACTGAACAGACATTTAAG TGCGTCAGTGAATAACCTGCAGGCCAAAGTAGACGCATTGGAAAAATCCAACAGTAAACTTTCAGAGGAA CTTGCTGTCGCGAACAACAGGATCATCACCCTGCAGGAGGAACTGGAGAGAGTGAAGGAGGAAAGCTCTTATTTAGTGGAGTCGAGTCGCAAG GTATCAAGAGCAGAGGGTACTGCGAATGGTCAAGTACTGGGAGAAACACGCAAACAGCTCAAAGAGGAGACTCAGCTCAGGCTG GATGTGGAGAAGGAGCTTGAGGTGCAGATAGGGATGAAGCAGGAGATGGAGTTGTCCATGAAGATGCTGGAGAAAGACATCTGCGAGAAACATGATGCCCTGGTGGAGCTCAGACAGCAGTTGGATGACATGCGTACAATTAATCATGAGCTCTCCGTCAAGTCACAG AGTACAGAGGCCGGTGCAAAACAAAAGAGTGACATTATCAGCCGCTTGGATGAGAAAACCAACCAGATGGCGAATGTCATTAAACAGCTGGAAAACAG ATGTAAGAAGGCAGAACGAGAGCGAGACCTGGCGGATGAGGCTAATAGACTCTTCAAGCAGGAGTTCGGGGACAAGATTGAAAGTCTGCAGCAAGAGGTGGAACAGTTACGAAAGCAAAG ATCAGTTATGGAGCAGGAGCTGAGGAAATGGAGAGAGCATCACAGCAACCACAGTCCTGAAGTTTTGTTAGGAAAGACCCCACCACAGAACGATATGAGGCAACACGTAGAAGAGATCAAAAAG GAGTTAGAAAGTGTCAGAAAAGAAAATGACACACTACGCACTGTGATCGAGGAAAAGTCAAGTCTTGGTTCAAGTCT GACGCTGTCACATGATGACGAACAGGTGCTACATTTACCT GATCCAGACATAGAACCATCAATCTGCTCTTTGTGTGAAAACCAGAACTCCTTGACCATACCCAAG AAGCAATGCAAGAACTGCAGTGGCGTCTTCTGTGAGAACTGCACTGCTAATGAACTTCCTCTGCCTTCCTCCATCAACCCTGAACATGTGTGTGATGTCTGCTACTTGCAGTTACTGCAGCAGTATGCCTCCACCCCACCTTGA
- the rufy3 gene encoding protein RUFY3 isoform X1 produces the protein MADHSSAASEHQIAEVTETLVSSNEFLRPQMSKNDGHIANSPEDSLSPASVIYFKEALTYNSSIQFSKTSSSSTAPVRYDFQIEKTKKTRNSWEDFTDLVEQMQMLDEFKDPKDPIAIERLNLMNMAKLSIKGLIESALNLGRTLDSDYAPLQQFFVVMEHCLKHGLKSKKTFLGQNKSFWGPLELVEKLTPEAGEITASVKDLPGLKTPLGRGRAWLRLALMQKKLSDYMKTIINRKDLLGEFYESNALMMEEEGAVIAGLLVGLNVIDANLCMKGEDLDSQVGVIDFSMYLKDGAHSSKSTEGDGQITAILDQKNYVEELNRHLSASVNNLQAKVDALEKSNSKLSEELAVANNRIITLQEELERVKEESSYLVESSRKVSRAEGTANGQVLGETRKQLKEETQLRLDVEKELEVQIGMKQEMELSMKMLEKDICEKHDALVELRQQLDDMRTINHELSVKSQSTEAGAKQKSDIISRLDEKTNQMANVIKQLENRCKKAERERDLADEANRLFKQEFGDKIESLQQEVEQLRKQRSVMEQELRKWREHHSNHSPEVLLGKTPPQNDMRQHVEEIKKELESVRKENDTLRTVIEEKSSLGSSLTLSHDDEQVLHLPDPDIEPSICSLCENQNSLTIPKKQCKNCSGVFCENCTANELPLPSSINPEHVCDVCYLQLLQQYASTPP, from the exons ATGGCGGATCACAGCTCAGCCGCATCGGAGCACCAGATTGCTGAAGTTACTGAAACTTTGGTTTCCTCTAATGAATTCCTTAGACCCCAAATGAgtaaaaacgatggacatatagCAAATAGCCCGGAGGATTCGCTTTCTCCGGCCTCGGTCATTTACTTTAAGGAGGCGCTAACTTATAACTCAAGTATACAGTTTTCAAAAACAAGCTCTTCATCCACCGCACCAGTTCGCTATGATTTCCAGATTGAGAAGACCAAGAAAACGAGAA ACTCATGGGAGGATTTCACAGATTTGGTGGAGCAAATGCAAATGCTTGATGAGTTTAAAG ATCCAAAAGATCCTATTGCTATCGAGAGGCTTAACCTGATGAACATGGCCAAGCTGAGCATCAAGGGCTTGATAGAGTCTGCATTAAACCTGGGACGCACACTAGACTCCGACTATGCCCCTTTGCAGCAGTTTTTTGTCGTCATGGAGCATTGCCTAAAACATGGGCTTAAAA GTAAAAAGACATTCCTTGGTCAAAATAAGTCTTTCTGGGGTCCTTTGGAGCTGGTAGAAAAGTTGACCCCGGAGGCTGGGGAGATCACAGCCAGTGTCAAAGACCTTCCTGGACTCAA AACCCCATTAGGAAGAGGCAGAGCATGGCTTCGCCTTGCTTTGATGCAGAAGAAGCTCTCCGATTATATGAAGACCATCATCAACCGAAAAGACCTTCTCGG TGAATTCTATGAGTCCAACGCTCTTATGATGGAGGAGGAAGGAGCAGTGATTGCTGGGTTGTTGGTGGGGCTAAATGTCATTGATGCTAACTTGTGTATGAAGGGAGAAGATTTAGACTCACAG GTTGGAGTCATAGATTTTTCCATGTATTTAAAAGATGGAGCTCACAGCAGCAAAAGTACAGAGGG AGATGGACAGATCACAGCTATTCTTGACCAGAAGAACTACGTGGAAGAACTGAACAGACATTTAAG TGCGTCAGTGAATAACCTGCAGGCCAAAGTAGACGCATTGGAAAAATCCAACAGTAAACTTTCAGAGGAA CTTGCTGTCGCGAACAACAGGATCATCACCCTGCAGGAGGAACTGGAGAGAGTGAAGGAGGAAAGCTCTTATTTAGTGGAGTCGAGTCGCAAG GTATCAAGAGCAGAGGGTACTGCGAATGGTCAAGTACTGGGAGAAACACGCAAACAGCTCAAAGAGGAGACTCAGCTCAGGCTG GATGTGGAGAAGGAGCTTGAGGTGCAGATAGGGATGAAGCAGGAGATGGAGTTGTCCATGAAGATGCTGGAGAAAGACATCTGCGAGAAACATGATGCCCTGGTGGAGCTCAGACAGCAGTTGGATGACATGCGTACAATTAATCATGAGCTCTCCGTCAAGTCACAG AGTACAGAGGCCGGTGCAAAACAAAAGAGTGACATTATCAGCCGCTTGGATGAGAAAACCAACCAGATGGCGAATGTCATTAAACAGCTGGAAAACAG ATGTAAGAAGGCAGAACGAGAGCGAGACCTGGCGGATGAGGCTAATAGACTCTTCAAGCAGGAGTTCGGGGACAAGATTGAAAGTCTGCAGCAAGAGGTGGAACAGTTACGAAAGCAAAG ATCAGTTATGGAGCAGGAGCTGAGGAAATGGAGAGAGCATCACAGCAACCACAGTCCTGAAGTTTTGTTAGGAAAGACCCCACCACAGAACGATATGAGGCAACACGTAGAAGAGATCAAAAAG GAGTTAGAAAGTGTCAGAAAAGAAAATGACACACTACGCACTGTGATCGAGGAAAAGTCAAGTCTTGGTTCAAGTCT GACGCTGTCACATGATGACGAACAGGTGCTACATTTACCT GATCCAGACATAGAACCATCAATCTGCTCTTTGTGTGAAAACCAGAACTCCTTGACCATACCCAAG AAGCAATGCAAGAACTGCAGTGGCGTCTTCTGTGAGAACTGCACTGCTAATGAACTTCCTCTGCCTTCCTCCATCAACCCTGAACATGTGTGTGATGTCTGCTACTTGCAGTTACTGCAGCAGTATGCCTCCACCCCACCTTGA
- the rufy3 gene encoding protein RUFY3 isoform X7: MSDLTPQSEVPTPTTDKITQAARETIYLCNFRVSVDGEWLCLRELNDISLTPDPEPAHEDPKDPIAIERLNLMNMAKLSIKGLIESALNLGRTLDSDYAPLQQFFVVMEHCLKHGLKSKKTFLGQNKSFWGPLELVEKLTPEAGEITASVKDLPGLKTPLGRGRAWLRLALMQKKLSDYMKTIINRKDLLGEFYESNALMMEEEGAVIAGLLVGLNVIDANLCMKGEDLDSQVGVIDFSMYLKDGAHSSKSTEGDGQITAILDQKNYVEELNRHLSASVNNLQAKVDALEKSNSKLSEELAVANNRIITLQEELERVKEESSYLVESSRKVSRAEGTANGQVLGETRKQLKEETQLRLDVEKELEVQIGMKQEMELSMKMLEKDICEKHDALVELRQQLDDMRTINHELSVKSQSTEAGAKQKSDIISRLDEKTNQMANVIKQLENRCKKAERERDLADEANRLFKQEFGDKIESLQQEVEQLRKQRSVMEQELRKWREHHSNHSPEVLLGKTPPQNDMRQHVEEIKKELESVRKENDTLRTVIEEKSSLGSSLTLSHDDEQVLHLPDPDIEPSICSLCENQNSLTIPKKQCKNCSGVFCENCTANELPLPSSINPEHVCDVCYLQLLQQYASTPP, translated from the exons ATGTCTGATCTGACGCCCCAGAGCGAGGTCCCCACCCCCACTACTGACAAAATCACACAGGCTGCCAGAGAGACCATCTACCTGTGCAACTTCCGTGTGTCGGTGGACGGGGAATGGCTGTGCCTGCGTGAGCTTAACGACATCTCGCTCACCCCCGATCCTGAGCCGGCTCACGAAG ATCCAAAAGATCCTATTGCTATCGAGAGGCTTAACCTGATGAACATGGCCAAGCTGAGCATCAAGGGCTTGATAGAGTCTGCATTAAACCTGGGACGCACACTAGACTCCGACTATGCCCCTTTGCAGCAGTTTTTTGTCGTCATGGAGCATTGCCTAAAACATGGGCTTAAAA GTAAAAAGACATTCCTTGGTCAAAATAAGTCTTTCTGGGGTCCTTTGGAGCTGGTAGAAAAGTTGACCCCGGAGGCTGGGGAGATCACAGCCAGTGTCAAAGACCTTCCTGGACTCAA AACCCCATTAGGAAGAGGCAGAGCATGGCTTCGCCTTGCTTTGATGCAGAAGAAGCTCTCCGATTATATGAAGACCATCATCAACCGAAAAGACCTTCTCGG TGAATTCTATGAGTCCAACGCTCTTATGATGGAGGAGGAAGGAGCAGTGATTGCTGGGTTGTTGGTGGGGCTAAATGTCATTGATGCTAACTTGTGTATGAAGGGAGAAGATTTAGACTCACAG GTTGGAGTCATAGATTTTTCCATGTATTTAAAAGATGGAGCTCACAGCAGCAAAAGTACAGAGGG AGATGGACAGATCACAGCTATTCTTGACCAGAAGAACTACGTGGAAGAACTGAACAGACATTTAAG TGCGTCAGTGAATAACCTGCAGGCCAAAGTAGACGCATTGGAAAAATCCAACAGTAAACTTTCAGAGGAA CTTGCTGTCGCGAACAACAGGATCATCACCCTGCAGGAGGAACTGGAGAGAGTGAAGGAGGAAAGCTCTTATTTAGTGGAGTCGAGTCGCAAG GTATCAAGAGCAGAGGGTACTGCGAATGGTCAAGTACTGGGAGAAACACGCAAACAGCTCAAAGAGGAGACTCAGCTCAGGCTG GATGTGGAGAAGGAGCTTGAGGTGCAGATAGGGATGAAGCAGGAGATGGAGTTGTCCATGAAGATGCTGGAGAAAGACATCTGCGAGAAACATGATGCCCTGGTGGAGCTCAGACAGCAGTTGGATGACATGCGTACAATTAATCATGAGCTCTCCGTCAAGTCACAG AGTACAGAGGCCGGTGCAAAACAAAAGAGTGACATTATCAGCCGCTTGGATGAGAAAACCAACCAGATGGCGAATGTCATTAAACAGCTGGAAAACAG ATGTAAGAAGGCAGAACGAGAGCGAGACCTGGCGGATGAGGCTAATAGACTCTTCAAGCAGGAGTTCGGGGACAAGATTGAAAGTCTGCAGCAAGAGGTGGAACAGTTACGAAAGCAAAG ATCAGTTATGGAGCAGGAGCTGAGGAAATGGAGAGAGCATCACAGCAACCACAGTCCTGAAGTTTTGTTAGGAAAGACCCCACCACAGAACGATATGAGGCAACACGTAGAAGAGATCAAAAAG GAGTTAGAAAGTGTCAGAAAAGAAAATGACACACTACGCACTGTGATCGAGGAAAAGTCAAGTCTTGGTTCAAGTCT GACGCTGTCACATGATGACGAACAGGTGCTACATTTACCT GATCCAGACATAGAACCATCAATCTGCTCTTTGTGTGAAAACCAGAACTCCTTGACCATACCCAAG AAGCAATGCAAGAACTGCAGTGGCGTCTTCTGTGAGAACTGCACTGCTAATGAACTTCCTCTGCCTTCCTCCATCAACCCTGAACATGTGTGTGATGTCTGCTACTTGCAGTTACTGCAGCAGTATGCCTCCACCCCACCTTGA
- the rufy3 gene encoding protein RUFY3 isoform X4 codes for MSDLTPQSEVPTPTTDKITQAARETIYLCNFRVSVDGEWLCLRELNDISLTPDPEPAHEDSWEDFTDLVEQMQMLDEFKDPKDPIAIERLNLMNMAKLSIKGLIESALNLGRTLDSDYAPLQQFFVVMEHCLKHGLKSKKTFLGQNKSFWGPLELVEKLTPEAGEITASVKDLPGLKTPLGRGRAWLRLALMQKKLSDYMKTIINRKDLLGEFYESNALMMEEEGAVIAGLLVGLNVIDANLCMKGEDLDSQVGVIDFSMYLKDGAHSSKSTEGDGQITAILDQKNYVEELNRHLSASVNNLQAKVDALEKSNSKLSEELAVANNRIITLQEELERVKEESSYLVESSRKVSRAEGTANGQVLGETRKQLKEETQLRLDVEKELEVQIGMKQEMELSMKMLEKDICEKHDALVELRQQLDDMRTINHELSVKSQSTEAGAKQKSDIISRLDEKTNQMANVIKQLENRCKKAERERDLADEANRLFKQEFGDKIESLQQEVEQLRKQRSVMEQELRKWREHHSNHSPEVLLGKTPPQNDMRQHVEEIKKELESVRKENDTLRTVIEEKSSLGSSLTLSHDDEQVLHLPDPDIEPSICSLCENQNSLTIPKKQCKNCSGVFCENCTANELPLPSSINPEHVCDVCYLQLLQQYASTPP; via the exons ATGTCTGATCTGACGCCCCAGAGCGAGGTCCCCACCCCCACTACTGACAAAATCACACAGGCTGCCAGAGAGACCATCTACCTGTGCAACTTCCGTGTGTCGGTGGACGGGGAATGGCTGTGCCTGCGTGAGCTTAACGACATCTCGCTCACCCCCGATCCTGAGCCGGCTCACGAAG ACTCATGGGAGGATTTCACAGATTTGGTGGAGCAAATGCAAATGCTTGATGAGTTTAAAG ATCCAAAAGATCCTATTGCTATCGAGAGGCTTAACCTGATGAACATGGCCAAGCTGAGCATCAAGGGCTTGATAGAGTCTGCATTAAACCTGGGACGCACACTAGACTCCGACTATGCCCCTTTGCAGCAGTTTTTTGTCGTCATGGAGCATTGCCTAAAACATGGGCTTAAAA GTAAAAAGACATTCCTTGGTCAAAATAAGTCTTTCTGGGGTCCTTTGGAGCTGGTAGAAAAGTTGACCCCGGAGGCTGGGGAGATCACAGCCAGTGTCAAAGACCTTCCTGGACTCAA AACCCCATTAGGAAGAGGCAGAGCATGGCTTCGCCTTGCTTTGATGCAGAAGAAGCTCTCCGATTATATGAAGACCATCATCAACCGAAAAGACCTTCTCGG TGAATTCTATGAGTCCAACGCTCTTATGATGGAGGAGGAAGGAGCAGTGATTGCTGGGTTGTTGGTGGGGCTAAATGTCATTGATGCTAACTTGTGTATGAAGGGAGAAGATTTAGACTCACAG GTTGGAGTCATAGATTTTTCCATGTATTTAAAAGATGGAGCTCACAGCAGCAAAAGTACAGAGGG AGATGGACAGATCACAGCTATTCTTGACCAGAAGAACTACGTGGAAGAACTGAACAGACATTTAAG TGCGTCAGTGAATAACCTGCAGGCCAAAGTAGACGCATTGGAAAAATCCAACAGTAAACTTTCAGAGGAA CTTGCTGTCGCGAACAACAGGATCATCACCCTGCAGGAGGAACTGGAGAGAGTGAAGGAGGAAAGCTCTTATTTAGTGGAGTCGAGTCGCAAG GTATCAAGAGCAGAGGGTACTGCGAATGGTCAAGTACTGGGAGAAACACGCAAACAGCTCAAAGAGGAGACTCAGCTCAGGCTG GATGTGGAGAAGGAGCTTGAGGTGCAGATAGGGATGAAGCAGGAGATGGAGTTGTCCATGAAGATGCTGGAGAAAGACATCTGCGAGAAACATGATGCCCTGGTGGAGCTCAGACAGCAGTTGGATGACATGCGTACAATTAATCATGAGCTCTCCGTCAAGTCACAG AGTACAGAGGCCGGTGCAAAACAAAAGAGTGACATTATCAGCCGCTTGGATGAGAAAACCAACCAGATGGCGAATGTCATTAAACAGCTGGAAAACAG ATGTAAGAAGGCAGAACGAGAGCGAGACCTGGCGGATGAGGCTAATAGACTCTTCAAGCAGGAGTTCGGGGACAAGATTGAAAGTCTGCAGCAAGAGGTGGAACAGTTACGAAAGCAAAG ATCAGTTATGGAGCAGGAGCTGAGGAAATGGAGAGAGCATCACAGCAACCACAGTCCTGAAGTTTTGTTAGGAAAGACCCCACCACAGAACGATATGAGGCAACACGTAGAAGAGATCAAAAAG GAGTTAGAAAGTGTCAGAAAAGAAAATGACACACTACGCACTGTGATCGAGGAAAAGTCAAGTCTTGGTTCAAGTCT GACGCTGTCACATGATGACGAACAGGTGCTACATTTACCT GATCCAGACATAGAACCATCAATCTGCTCTTTGTGTGAAAACCAGAACTCCTTGACCATACCCAAG AAGCAATGCAAGAACTGCAGTGGCGTCTTCTGTGAGAACTGCACTGCTAATGAACTTCCTCTGCCTTCCTCCATCAACCCTGAACATGTGTGTGATGTCTGCTACTTGCAGTTACTGCAGCAGTATGCCTCCACCCCACCTTGA